One Nocardioides luti DNA window includes the following coding sequences:
- the rplL gene encoding 50S ribosomal protein L7/L12, with product MAKLTTDELLDAFKEMTLIELSEFVKQFEETFGVTAAAPVAVAAAPAAGGAAGGDDAAEQDEFDVILESAGDKKINVIKEVRALTSLGLKEAKDLVESAPKAILEKVDKAAAEKAKEALEGAGASVTVK from the coding sequence ATGGCGAAGCTCACCACCGACGAGCTGCTCGACGCGTTCAAGGAAATGACCCTCATCGAGCTCTCCGAGTTCGTGAAGCAGTTCGAGGAGACGTTCGGCGTCACCGCTGCTGCTCCCGTTGCTGTCGCCGCGGCCCCCGCCGCCGGCGGTGCTGCTGGTGGCGACGACGCCGCCGAGCAGGACGAGTTCGACGTCATCCTCGAGTCGGCCGGCGACAAGAAGATCAACGTCATCAAGGAGGTGCGCGCGCTCACGTCCCTCGGTCTCAAGGAGGCCAAGGACCTGGTCGAGTCCGCCCCCAAGGCGATCCTGGAGAAGGTCGACAAGGCTGCGGCCGAGAAGGCCAAGGAGGCCCTCGAGGGCGCCGGCGCCTCGGTCACCGTCAAGTGA
- the rplJ gene encoding 50S ribosomal protein L10, which produces MARADRQAAVEEIVESFNDADGAVLTDYRGLTVKQLQDLRRSLGENANYAVVKNTLAKIAANQVGISGFDDLLAGPTAIAFINGDVVEAAKGLRDFAKANPALIIKGGVLDGNILDAKEVAKLADLESREVLLGKMAGAMLASLSQAVYLLNAPLAQAARLAGALQAKAEQDPSILAGGAGTPAAAEEAPAADDATETPADEAPAAEEAPSEETPAAEAETSDEGEATEA; this is translated from the coding sequence ATGGCGCGGGCAGACAGGCAGGCCGCCGTCGAGGAGATCGTTGAGTCCTTCAACGACGCCGACGGCGCAGTGCTGACCGACTACCGCGGTCTCACCGTGAAGCAGCTGCAGGACCTGCGGCGCTCCCTCGGCGAGAACGCCAACTACGCCGTGGTCAAGAACACGCTGGCCAAGATCGCCGCCAATCAGGTGGGCATCTCCGGCTTCGACGACCTCCTGGCCGGTCCGACCGCCATCGCCTTCATCAACGGCGACGTGGTCGAGGCGGCCAAGGGTCTGCGTGACTTTGCCAAGGCAAACCCCGCCCTGATCATCAAGGGCGGCGTCCTGGACGGCAACATCCTCGACGCGAAGGAGGTCGCCAAGCTGGCCGACCTCGAGTCGCGCGAGGTGCTCCTGGGCAAGATGGCTGGTGCGATGCTCGCGTCGCTCAGCCAGGCCGTCTACCTGCTCAACGCCCCGCTCGCACAGGCTGCCCGGCTCGCCGGCGCCCTGCAGGCGAAGGCCGAGCAGGACCCCTCGATCCTCGCAGGTGGTGCCGGTACGCCGGCCGCCGCCGAGGAGGCCCCGGCCGCGGACGACGCGACCGAGACCCCCGCTGACGAGGCTCCCGCGGCAGAGGAGGCTCCCTCCGAGGAGACCCCCGCTGCCGAGGCCGAGACCTCCGATGAGGGCGAAGCCACCGAGGCCTGA